The proteins below come from a single Leptidea sinapis chromosome Z, ilLepSina1.1, whole genome shotgun sequence genomic window:
- the LOC126979174 gene encoding alcohol dehydrogenase 2-like codes for MSKDMKNKVVLITGGASGIGYEIAERFLEKGASKVILVDINEKLGRDAIETLSSKYGNDKVYFYNFDVTNATTLWKKITDTFKDIDVLVNNAGIANDKDVKRTMDINVIALIELSFMFWEHNRKDKSGNGGTILNIASLYAIRADPIIPVYQASKFAVMGFTKSLGHQYNFKRSGVRVVAICPGFTETDLINKINLWDDTLSDYVTEFLKDQLWQKVDSVGRAVVEIFETAESGTAWLIDGGEPIKEV; via the coding sequence ATGTCAAAAGATATGAAGAATAAAGTAGTTCTGATAACCGGTGGTGCTTCTGGAATCGGTTATGAAATAGCAGAAAGATTTCTCGAAAAAGGCGCTAGTAAAGTTATTTTAGTTGATATCAATGAAAAACTTGGAAGGGATGCCATTGAAACATTAAGTTCAAAATATGGAAACGATAAGGTATACTTTTACAATTTTGATGTTACAAACGCCACGACACTTTGGAAAAAAATAACTGATACCTTTAAGGATATTGATGTTTTGGTGAATAACGCCGGGATAGCAAACGACAAAGATGTAAAAAGAACTATGGATATAAATGTTATCGCATTAATTGAATTATCTTTTATGTTTTGGGAGCACAATCGGAAGGATAAATCTGGAAATGGGGGAACAATCTTAAACATTGCTTCCCTTTATGCAATCAGAGCTGACCCGATTATACCTGTGTATCAAGCTTCAAAATTTGCTGTAATGGGATTCACTAAATCACTCGGACATCAATACAATTTCAAGAGGTCTGGTGTTAGAGTCGTGGCAATATGTCCAGGATTCACTGAAACTGAcctaataaacaaaattaatctgTGGGATGATACGTTAAGTGATTACGTTACTGAATTTTTAAAAGATCAACTTTGGCAAAAAGTTGACTCTGTGGGCAGAGCGGTGGTTGAAATATTTGAAACAGCTGAAAGTGGTACAGCCTGGTTGATTGACGGAGGTGAACCTATCAAAGAAGTTTAA
- the LOC126979172 gene encoding 15-hydroxyprostaglandin dehydrogenase [NAD(+)]-like isoform X2 — MMSKDIKNKVVLITGGASGMGYEIADRFLEKGANKVILVDINEKLGGDAVNTFSSKYGNDKVYFANCDVTSAKTLWKTITDTFKDVDVLVNNAGIVHEKDVKRSIDVNVTALIELSFMFWEHNRKDKSGKGGTIINLASIYGIRSYPISPVYQASKFAVMGFTKSLGHQYNFKRSGVRVVAICPGFTETNLHKNYSLWDDTLSDYVTEFVKVQLWQKVDSVGRAAVVIFEKAESGTAWLIEGGEPIKEV; from the exons ATGATGTCGAAAGATATCAAGAATAAAGTGGTTTTGATTACCGGTGGTGCTTCCGGCATGGGCTACGAAATTGCTGATAGATTTCTCGAAAAAGGTgccaataaagttattttagttGATATCAATGAAAAACTTGGAGGTGATGCAGTTAACACGTTTAGTTCAAAATATGGGAACGATAAGGTATACTTTGCCAATTGTGATGTAACAAGTGCCAAGACTCTTTGGAAAACCATAACTGATAC CTTCAAGGATGTTGATGTTCTGGTGAATAACGCCGGGATAGTACACGAAAAAGATGTAAAAAGAAGTATTGATGTAAATGTTACCGCATTAATTGAATTATCTTTTATGTTTTGGGAGCACAATCGGAAGGATAAATCTGGAAAAGGTGGAACAATTATAAATCTCGCTTCCATTTATGgaatcagatcttatcccatTAGTCCCGTGTATCAAGCTTCAAAATTTGCTGTTATGGGATTTACCAAATCACTCGGACATCAATACAATTTCAAGAGGTCTGGTGTTAGAGTTGTCGCAATATGCCCAGGATTCACTGAAACTAACCTGCACAAAAATTATAGTCTTTGGGATGATACTTTAAGTGATTACGTTACTGAGTTTGTGAAAGTTCAACTTTGGCAAAAAGTTGACTCTGTGGGCAGAGCGGCGGTTGTAATATTTGAAAAAGCTGAAAGTGGTACAGCCTGGTTGATTGAAGGAGGTGAACCTATCAAAGAAGTTTAA
- the LOC126979172 gene encoding alcohol dehydrogenase 2-like isoform X1 translates to MMSKDIKNKVVLITGGASGIGYEIADRFLEKGACKIILVDINEKLGSDAIKTFNLKYGNDKVYFFNSDVTSAKTLWKTITDTFKDVDVLVNNAGIVHEKDVKRSIDVNVTALIELSFMFWEHNRKDKSGKGGTIINLASIYGIRSYPISPVYQASKFAVMGFTKSLGHQYNFKRSGVRVVAICPGFTETNLHKNYSLWDDTLSDYVTEFVKVQLWQKVDSVGRAAVVIFEKAESGTAWLIEGGEPIKEV, encoded by the coding sequence ATGATGTCGAAAGATATAAAGAATAAAGTGGTTTTGATTACCGGTGGTGCTTCTGGAATCGGTTACGAAATAGCTGATAGATTTCTTGAAAAAGGCGcctgtaaaattattttagtcGATATCAATGAAAAACTTggaagtgatgcaataaaaacgttcaatttaaaatatgggAACGATAAGGTATACTTTTTCAATAGCGATGTAACAAGTGCCAAGACTCTTTGGAAAACAATAACTGATACCTTCAAGGATGTTGATGTTCTGGTGAATAACGCCGGGATAGTACACGAAAAAGATGTAAAAAGAAGTATTGATGTAAATGTTACCGCATTAATTGAATTATCTTTTATGTTTTGGGAGCACAATCGGAAGGATAAATCTGGAAAAGGTGGAACAATTATAAATCTCGCTTCCATTTATGgaatcagatcttatcccatTAGTCCCGTGTATCAAGCTTCAAAATTTGCTGTTATGGGATTTACCAAATCACTCGGACATCAATACAATTTCAAGAGGTCTGGTGTTAGAGTTGTCGCAATATGCCCAGGATTCACTGAAACTAACCTGCACAAAAATTATAGTCTTTGGGATGATACTTTAAGTGATTACGTTACTGAGTTTGTGAAAGTTCAACTTTGGCAAAAAGTTGACTCTGTGGGCAGAGCGGCGGTTGTAATATTTGAAAAAGCTGAAAGTGGTACAGCCTGGTTGATTGAAGGAGGTGAACCTATCAAAGAAGTTTAA